Sequence from the Zeugodacus cucurbitae isolate PBARC_wt_2022May chromosome 5, idZeuCucr1.2, whole genome shotgun sequence genome:
GTTGCTAAATTTCCGTACAGAAAACTAACGGAAATTATGCTAACAATTAACGGTACTACATACCCAGGTGGTACAGTGAAGTGTTAATAGTGATGAAGTGATGACTCAAGTCACTAGCAATATACACTGGGGCCCCGGTTTGCGTCGTTAATGGGGACCGTAGAGACGCGACGCAAAACGAAACGACGCAAATCGAAACACATTTCCTCATATACttactgcaaaatatttttaatttgttcctgagttaaaaaaaatgcaacttTTTAAGAGGGCATTTACATAGCatacaaaacatttattttaatctatatatatgtatatatctataaaaacaaactcacatttttaaagcaaaacagcaatttaaaaaagaaatgcgaTGAAATTAAAACCTTAGTCGTTCATAATTTCTTCGGGCTGAGttacatttttgcataaaaatgcgTCCAAAGTTTGTTGTATAAAAACTGCTTTTTTCTCcatgtaaacatttttgtagCATTGTATGGCGTCGGAAAGAGATTGACTTGCCTTGGCACTACGATTTTCATTGGGATCATTgttgcaaaaaatttcaatcgCCTGTTCTACCAGTTCCATCGCTTTTGCAATTTGCGCAgttgttagcttttttggttctGTTTGGATAACGGTGGGATCAGTTTCATCATCCAACGTATGTTCAGTACCAAAAgttaataacatttcgtttgtgAGCTCTTCATCCTGTAAGTTTAACAGTTCGTTGATATCCTCAATCCCCATTCCTTCAATATTATTTTCCCTAGCCAGATTAGCAATTTCTTCCCGAACAGTTGGTATATCGTTAATCGGAACATTGTTTTTAAGCAAGCACTCTGGCCATATATTTCCCCAACTTCCATTCATACAAGTCACTTTAACTTCTTTCCATGCAAAGCCAATATTTTCGACAGCCATCTTGATATTGTAATCCTTCCAAAACTGCGGTATGGTTAATGTATCTGCTTTATCAGTTGCTTCTATAAGTTGAGAAAATGTTCGCCGTAGATAGTAAGAGCCTTGATCCAACGGCTGTATGATAGTGGTGGTGTTAGGAGGCATAAAAAcaacttttatattttcagaaatatcATCTGAATATATGGGATGTCCTGGAGCATTGTCCATCAGTAACAGCATTTTAAAATCAATCTTTTGAGAGCAACAATAATCTTTCAGTTCGGGAACAGCGCAATTTTTAATCCAATCTGTAAATAGCGTGGCAGTCATCCATGCTTTCTTATTAGCATGCCAGTGAACCGGAAGATCACTTCTATTCACATTTTTAAGTGCTCTTGGATTCTCAGACTGGTAAATAAGAAATGGCTTGAATTTAAAATCCCCTTCTACGTTTCCACCTAGAAGAAGGGTAAGTCGATCTTTAGAGGCTTTATACCCAGGAGCAGATTTTTCGGCCTTGGAAATGTAGGTTTTTTTAGGCAACCGCTTTCAATACAAGCCAGTTTCATCGACATTCAAGACCTGCTTGCGAGAATATCCCCCTTCTTTGACAATAGCTTGTAGTTCAAGCTTAAATTTTTCCGCAGCAGGCTTATCAGCGCTAGCCGATTCTCCTTTTAGAGAGATATTATGCAAATTTGCCCTAGATTTAAAGCGTTGGAACCAACCGTTACTTGCTTCAAATTTTTCGGAACTTCCACTGCTTGTTGATGGAGTATCATTCTGTAGATCATGAAAGATGCTGATGGCCTTATTTTGAATAATCATTTTGCTCAGGGGCACTTTTCTTTGGTTCTCATTTTCAATCCAAACCGACAGAAGAGCTTCCATTTTAATCAACAGCGGTTTCTTACTTTGACTTGTTGTGACT
This genomic interval carries:
- the LOC128921956 gene encoding tigger transposable element-derived protein 1-like gives rise to the protein MLLLMDNAPGHPIYSDDISENIKVVFMPPNTTTIIQPLDQGSYYLRRTFSQLIEATDKADTLTIPQFWKDYNIKMAVENIGFAWKEVKVTCMNGSWGNIWPECLLKNNVPINDIPTVREEIANLARENNIEGMGIEDINELLNLQDEELTNEMLLTFGTEHTLDDETDPTVIQTEPKKLTTAQIAKAMELVEQAIEIFCNNDPNENRSAKASQSLSDAIQCYKNVYMEKKAVFIQQTLDAFLCKNVTQPEEIMND